The Oscillatoria acuminata PCC 6304 genomic interval GATACCCTTAACTCGTCGAATTTCATACAAAGGCAGTTTAAAGTATTGGCCTCTACTAATCTTCAAGAAATTGTTAAGCAAGAGGGTGAAAGAATAACCATTGTAGGTCAAGTAATTAGTGCGAAATATTATGCAGAGGGAGGAATGTTTTTTATTAACTTTGGCAATCGCTGGGATAGCTTAGGTCATTATAAACCATTTACTGTAGTTATATTTGCCCAAGGTATAGAAAAAATTTACAAAGTTAAGAAATGGGATATTTCCGCCTTAGAGGGGCTAAAAGAAAAGTATGTTGAAATAACGGGGCTACTTGGCTTGTATCCGAAAAATGGCTACTTAACTCCTCAAATCATTTTAGAAGATCCCTATCACTTAAAGATCATTACGGGTGCAGAAGCTCGTCAATTGTTGGCTCCACCCCCTCCACAAGCATCAGACCCTACTCCACCTCGAAGAACTCAGCCCACAAGTTCGACCTCTAACAGGATTCCTCCTAGACCCAAACCACCGACAACTATTTCAGGGTCGCAAACAACTTCATCCTCTGGATCTCCTTCAGTTCCACCTAGACCACTTCCCCCCAGACCAGTACCACCGCCTCAACCTCAAGTTGTACAACCAATTTCCTCTACAACCAGAGGATCTACTCCGCCATCGCAGACCACTTATCCAGTTGCTTCATCTTCGAGGTCATCAAGTCAAACTTCATCCAATTCATCAAGTCAAACTTCATCCAATTCATCAAGTCATTCATCCAAATCATCAACTACATCATCAAACGACTGCTTTATTGCAACAGCAACTTTTGGAACACCCTATGCTCCAGAAGTGAATAGATACCGTCGTTTTAGAGATGAGTACCTTAGAAAGACATTTTTGGGTACTGAATTTATTCGTGCTTACTATTATGTGGCACCAGCGCTCGCGAAAGTTATCCGGAATAATCCAAAACTGAAAAAAATAATGGTCATACTGTTAACTAAACTCTCCAAGCTTTTGCCCCTAAAATAATAAGTCAGTTGTCCGAAGCAATCGTCCTCAATTCATCAACGATCGCTGTTATCCATCTTTATCTATTCCATCCACGATTCGCATTACATAATGGCTGAAGGCGATCGCTTCTAGTTTAAAAAGCGATCGCCTTTATCCAATTTTCACTCTCGTTCAGCCGAAACCGTCTATGAATTAGACTGTCCTTGTGCCACCTGCCGAACGATCTCCACATCCAACCCCAACGCTGCGGCAATTTGTTCGACACTTAACCCGATCGCCAACAACCCCGGTATGGATTCTAACTTACCTTGAATTTTTCCTTCTTGTTGACCTTCGAGCTTGCCTTCGAGTTTGCCTTCTTCCTTACCTTCCTCTTTCGCTTGTTGGTAGAATCTCGTCTGTTTTAAATCCTCTAATCCAAACATCGCCTCTAACTCCTCCCGCGTTAACTCGGTAAACTTGTACAGGATGACGGTTTCTATTAATTCTACAACTTTTAGCTGGAGTGCGGCATCGTCGATTTCCTGCTTTGCCTGCTGTAGCAGTTGGTTCGTTTGAGCGATCGCCTTGTCTCTACTTCCCACAATCAATTCTACAATTCCCAAACCCAGTGAGGGTTCTGCTGGCATCGCGACTTCATCCAAGTAGACAAACTTGACTTGTTTGCTCATCAGCAATCCCCGATACTGGTTCGGCACTCCCGGATCTAAATTGCGCGAGGCAAACACCGCCACCGCACACCAATCGTTGTTCGGTTTGTATTGTCCCAGATAAACGAAAATTTCGGTAAAGAATCGCCAGTAAAAGTCAGATTTTGACTGAAACTGAACCTCTACAAAGTAAATAGGCAGGTTGGTGGCTCTTTCACTAGGCAAAAATATCCCATCAAACCGGCGAGCGAGTTCTTTGATTTCCCGTGAAGAAAACTGATAAGCGGTTGCCTGTTCGGGAGCCTCCCCTATGATTTCAAACAGTAATTGGGGGAAGGTCTGAAAGAGTTTGTAAAATAGGGTATCTGTTCTCATTCTTTTCTCAGGGTTTGTTCTGTTAATTTATATTAAAGTTTTTCCCAGCCAGCAAATTAAGGAAACTATAGCGAGTCTAAATCATTATAGGGTCGCCATATAAAGACGATCTCCCCTGCAAAACAGAGATCGGCACTTCTACGTTCATGGAGCCAGACCCTAAAGGGTCTCAGTCAACACCACCGGCATTGGTAGCGCCCGAAATCAGATTAATATCCTACATCAAGAATGACTAACTGGTAAAATTTTGAGAAGGCCGATCGCCTGCTTCAATCCGCCGCTGAATTGCCTCTTCAGAAATGCGGATAGTTTCTTCAGTTAAAGGTGCCGGATACCAGGTTGCTTCCGCATCCGGACTCCGCCGCTTCACTAAAGCCTCTAATGCTTCTAAATCGTCTCGATGGGACAATAAATAGGCTTTTAATTCCTCTCGGGACATCAGGTCAAATTTCGGATTCATCAATAAACCTCCATTCTCCACTGGACGTAACAATCACTTCTAAATCATCCCCGGCTAAAATGTAAGCATATCCCTTTTGAGGGTTATACCGAAATAAATGGATATCCCTCAATCCATTCGATAACATTTGGCAAACTCTCAGACAGGCTTGTGCTTGCTCATTCGTTGGGTTAATCGCAGTTTCCTCCATTATGACATAATGATTAGGATAGCAGAGATGGGGATATCGGGACACTGCAATATCTGCGATAGGAAGTGCGTGATCGCATTTTCTAGGAAAAGATTCCTGCCTTGTAAGATTACCTGAACTCCATGCTGAATCAGTGAGTGGCGATCGCCTTCCCCCTGCACCCGTCCAATAGTCTACTCCTCCAAACTCTTCGTCATGTATCGCCTTATCTTCGATAAATACCTAGGTAAATTTGGTTCCTGAGTCTATTAGATAAAATGGGCGCGCCTAGTTCAAATACTTCCGCACAATTTCTACTATTTTTTCCGACGCATGGCCATCTCCAAATGGATTAACTGCGGTGGCCATTTTTTGATAGAAATCCTTGTCTTTTAACAAGGCACTGGCGGCTGTGAAAATCTCCAGGGAATCGGTGCCGACTAATTTGGCTGTACCGGCTTCGATCGCCTCGGGGCGTTCTGTGGTTTCTCTTAACACCAAAACGGGTTTCCCTAATGCCGGGGCTTCCTCTTGCAATCCACCGGAATCGGTTAATAGCAAATAGCACCGTTGCATGGCACCGACTAATTCCGCATAGTCTAACGGTTCCGTTAAAAATACCCGGGGATGATTGCCTAACATCTCTTGTAACGGTTCGCGGACGGTGGGATTTTTATGGAGGGGTAACAGTAAGGCGGTATCGGGAAATTCATCCAATGTTTTTAGAAATCCTTGGGCAATTCCCGTTAGGGGTTCGCCCCAATTTTCGCGGCGGTGAACCGTGGCGAGGAGGACGCGATATTGTTGCCAATCTAAGCCGGGGATGGGACAGTCGGGATGGCGGGAGGCGACGGAGAGTAAGGCATCAATGACGGTGTTTCCGGTGAGGTGAATGTCTCCGGTGACGCCCGATCGCTGTAAATTTTCTACCGCTTTGGTGGTGGGGGCAAAATGCAGTTGCGCCAGTTGGGAAATTAACCGGCGATTGGCTTCTTCGGGATAGGGATTGAATAACTCATCGGTCCTTAAACCGGCTTCAACGTGACCGATCGCAATTTTTTGATAAAACGCAGCTAAAGCGCCAGCAAAGGCGGTAGTGGTATCCCCTTGAACGATTAACAAATTTGGGGTAGTCTCTTGCAAGAACTCTTGCAGTCCCTGTAAACTCCCACAGGTGATGTCCGTGAGGGTTTGCTGATGTTTCATGATTCCCAAGTCGCAGTCGGCCTGCAAGTCGAACAGGTGCATGACTTGCGCCACCATTTCCCGATGTTGGCCGGTTAAGATAACTTGGGTCGTAAAATCGGGCGATCGCCGGAATGCCTGGATCACCGGGGCCAGTTTAATCGCTTCAGGACGGGTTCCCAGGGCAATCACAATTTTCAGGGGAGAGTTTAGCATTGGGCGCTTTATCGGCAGGTGAACAACAGGCGGAACCCACCCATTCTGTTAAAAGATGTCAAGTTTTGGGAAAACTCTGACAAAGATAGGGGTGAGTTAGATCTATCTTAGAATACATCCACTCGTTGATTGCTAGACTTATTCGACTGCCTGGATTCCGCTATTCCCTAGACTGAGCCAACTCCCTAAAATTTAATCCCTGTTCGTTAAAGAGAGAGAGTCATGACACAATCTCAGCGCCCACCTGTTCCACCCCCGCCGCCACCGCCACCGGGTCGGCCTCCTGCGGCACGCGCCCCTGGAGGTCCCCCGATGCCACCACCACCACCACCGCCACCAGGCCGGCCTCCTGGTCCCCCAGCGGGTGCAGCAGCACAACCGGCGACCCCTGCGGCCCCCGCAGCCCCCAAAGGTCCCGGCCCTAGTCCAGGACACCCGACTTTACGAGAAATCGTGGTCCGTGCCAATGAAGAGGGAATTTCCGATATTCACGTCGGGGTGAATGAACTGCCTCGGTTCCGCAAACGCGGGGATATAGCAGAGGC includes:
- a CDS encoding CFI-box-CTERM domain-containing protein, with the protein product MPYPSMSDYREVLQNPRVAFKNPELQTANVKQTPLGLPVLVSGGFALTTCVTTKTNGHNTKWAIRCFHKEVPDLQERYQYISNFLQKQTDKFFVNFHYEPEGIQVRGSWYPIVKMAWVEGDALNEYIEDNLNKPTSLSNLAEQVKLISKRLHELKMSHGDLQHGNMLVHSGNPILIDYDGMYVPGMPYKYSNEIGHINFQHPGRRGSFFNERVDRFSTIVLYVTLIILDSYPSLWNKYHTGENLLFSRIDYQDTNSSALFLDLEKIPKLAPLVNRFKQLCLCSIEDIPPLHEFLNNSIFLPPLQAAFRPSIEKDTLNSSNFIQRQFKVLASTNLQEIVKQEGERITIVGQVISAKYYAEGGMFFINFGNRWDSLGHYKPFTVVIFAQGIEKIYKVKKWDISALEGLKEKYVEITGLLGLYPKNGYLTPQIILEDPYHLKIITGAEARQLLAPPPPQASDPTPPRRTQPTSSTSNRIPPRPKPPTTISGSQTTSSSGSPSVPPRPLPPRPVPPPQPQVVQPISSTTRGSTPPSQTTYPVASSSRSSSQTSSNSSSQTSSNSSSHSSKSSTTSSNDCFIATATFGTPYAPEVNRYRRFRDEYLRKTFLGTEFIRAYYYVAPALAKVIRNNPKLKKIMVILLTKLSKLLPLK
- a CDS encoding Rpn family recombination-promoting nuclease/putative transposase; amino-acid sequence: MRTDTLFYKLFQTFPQLLFEIIGEAPEQATAYQFSSREIKELARRFDGIFLPSERATNLPIYFVEVQFQSKSDFYWRFFTEIFVYLGQYKPNNDWCAVAVFASRNLDPGVPNQYRGLLMSKQVKFVYLDEVAMPAEPSLGLGIVELIVGSRDKAIAQTNQLLQQAKQEIDDAALQLKVVELIETVILYKFTELTREELEAMFGLEDLKQTRFYQQAKEEGKEEGKLEGKLEGQQEGKIQGKLESIPGLLAIGLSVEQIAAALGLDVEIVRQVAQGQSNS
- a CDS encoding DUF6887 family protein — protein: MNPKFDLMSREELKAYLLSHRDDLEALEALVKRRSPDAEATWYPAPLTEETIRISEEAIQRRIEAGDRPSQNFTS
- a CDS encoding DUF6888 family protein, which encodes MEETAINPTNEQAQACLRVCQMLSNGLRDIHLFRYNPQKGYAYILAGDDLEVIVTSSGEWRFIDESEI
- the wecB gene encoding non-hydrolyzing UDP-N-acetylglucosamine 2-epimerase, producing MLNSPLKIVIALGTRPEAIKLAPVIQAFRRSPDFTTQVILTGQHREMVAQVMHLFDLQADCDLGIMKHQQTLTDITCGSLQGLQEFLQETTPNLLIVQGDTTTAFAGALAAFYQKIAIGHVEAGLRTDELFNPYPEEANRRLISQLAQLHFAPTTKAVENLQRSGVTGDIHLTGNTVIDALLSVASRHPDCPIPGLDWQQYRVLLATVHRRENWGEPLTGIAQGFLKTLDEFPDTALLLPLHKNPTVREPLQEMLGNHPRVFLTEPLDYAELVGAMQRCYLLLTDSGGLQEEAPALGKPVLVLRETTERPEAIEAGTAKLVGTDSLEIFTAASALLKDKDFYQKMATAVNPFGDGHASEKIVEIVRKYLN